A genome region from Bombus pyrosoma isolate SC7728 linkage group LG14, ASM1482585v1, whole genome shotgun sequence includes the following:
- the LOC122574976 gene encoding LOW QUALITY PROTEIN: uncharacterized protein LOC122574976 (The sequence of the model RefSeq protein was modified relative to this genomic sequence to represent the inferred CDS: inserted 2 bases in 1 codon) has translation MPASRWLSLYVHSHEHLPPLRPGRRYMYYHXPPPWLTIDRLTSGRDIRLSTATMRALNSRRLQPTRTFHLFPRSFLCLLFLLFVVRVGQPRSVPHDEQNQAQPVAKLSPGAKKGDIGEINSMKIDEAKSEESKENVKDTYESLIVKCGPRGDDFVVSEGESRKKRENQKTKKAVDVVGASDGASGEVLKREDEEAGVVKKRRRNDVALVGKSEIRESEGIQVGQIGEATDEGIRRFDSQVDADGVAPCSFDARRNNEEYKGSVKAIEPKESEISNAEESRVQDDEKSKQALPNYFRKSGKLEDDDDYEDVYSSDERVASEESEEFTASPFVHPRGKSKRKSSTVYLNAEEKKISDGEQQSIVDGQIKKLISIRDDALDAQKTDKIDEAKVLSSKRQVGADEWLAFNNEEKQKSGRVEDLHRVRLLTPDVAVYNILQDALESYPNDETLVSYIDPKNDTLKELLTFDQLTILQMAEKFLPQALRREYSDKMFSCVRRFEYFSCVKYFAWPLVKQYFPALPAFPDYQCWYPIADLSPQYPIFPFPSFSEDIGELPEVVDADGTRTRKPRPEALIIQVLQNTLKEQPRISTSPSFLDQSMDTYVTLIPEDQLLTINMAEQLIPISYRPEFVQKTVRCMKEYNYLSCFKYSAWPTVKRFIPTLPDIFSLLPEFQGAGLSSDVGSYVPQLSPYSNLNFYVPVGATTVPEDTQAPAYSSLKNRGTLLRSSDQLETKILEILQKVYLTKSYEQAREIPSFILTGNAVRFVTFTKRQIEILHLTESLLPPSARATFITEFLSYLQKSNDFIDAARYVIWPTIAKYQPTLSEFPQSEAPDHAKERVDPQGSSEIEQSSINPGFLIQERVVSNVDKEKAAGIFFRDKESRNRVPNVPVISVSGTRFVPIYSELPESVIYNILRSVQLQSIKSTSATSSFTTKNQAFLDLLTTQQASIIGIVDTLLPDNVRPDFVNAMLSCLRTENFLICTKDVVWPTLSLYFPWLPNFPDFGIVSSVRPSGPPTAVSNSTLTESGSSSDTPALSETDVKTGQHGDTTVTITDTRFFPIYNELPETIISNILKAVQFSVPNLPGSPAPVRTQEFSPHLSEHQINIINIAENLLPIPTRLEYIENIKPCIKERNFLECSRDVTWPTIAKFYPWLPSFPNFGTLQNLPDESNSGSVNLQVVLSEKPSSPAAQASQAGSIKEAELLEQAEEKIENILSDILSKSPELERSYLNLTDSVASSLNKRQINIIRLVERGIPDTARQSYVARMRNCITGYNFVACTNNIIWPILKQYSFSLPDFSSISDLFAQFPGFVQIPGLPDFGSIASNIPGISQLPGILQIPGISQLSTEFPTLSTLSGELAARSDSQNSQSNSRAEAQEGKSNGDPTITPSVDNDGAVPGYANQPPGILIDISNEKVDLPDTGREAATIDSKSSEEVQSRQRRSTIDVLGSYYDNEEADTADSLASSKSSTLALPNITESEYLRLLIRVKENLRFSNASPSKSEQYLVDKLNSTMRNSLTADQYEILKIIQDLEDRPSNKGITQQVIQCLLSLSFIRCLGIFVWPLVVSNLPSLPGLPSLPSFGILGRYLDTDSQVRNFFGMSTTDFEQRLLERKESIESFLLDWYRKLADDKFQTDVGYLKIKGYGNNQLGISFSGFREGRGAKLKDNKNLPSILTIISDIMEEVLDQRPEGDRAKKDKEKRERSIEGSRETDIQFLKNSEEIVDTKRSIDDDEIITLFLDRIRPNDSEIENDDAKYTSDDAYDAFGVLFGTKLHDKLAGEIESLDDEFKMEKSENGPIEPIREVDIVSLESGNDSTDELKVLPTKSQVAYDFEKESSRDQEERQRQKRARNFFKSFLEKYSDGRSKDDPNGRSFDNVGDNKIIEEYEKDAKSTLVVQLPRLHEEVVSRKVTNSMIHMGKAFKTKMTQMMPGFGLVLSFLLQMALAHARATASMAGMISNMALGTAMFGMIRDSFFGSSGHPKIKYVYDNDKNGPGISWPTQYESGSRYYGHQPSL, from the exons ATGCCCGCGTCTCGTTGGTTGAGCCTGTACGTACACTCTCACGAGCATCTTCCTCCGCTGCGTCCCGGACGACGCTATATGTATTACCA ACCTCCGCCATGGTTGACCATAGACCGGCTCACAAGTGGCCGAGACATTCGCCTCTCGACCGCGACCATGAGAGCACTCAACTCGCGACGCCTACAGCCAACAAGGACCTTCCATCTCTTCCCTCGATCTTTCCTCTGTCTGCTGTTTCTCCTGTTCGTTGTCCGCGTTGGCCAACCACGCAGTGTACCGCACGATGAACAGAACCAGGCTCAACCAGTTGCCAAACTTTCGCCGGGCGCGAAGAAAGGCGACATCGGTGAAATAAATTCGATGAAGATCGACGAGGCCAAGTCCGAAGAATCGAAGGAGAACGTTAAAGACACTTATGAATCGCTGATCGTAAAATGTGGTCCTCGGGGAGATGATTTCGTAGTGTCCGAAGGAGAGTccaggaagaaaagagagaatcAGAAGACGAAGAAGGCGGTGGACGTGGTTGGAGCGAGTGACGGGGCTAGCGGCGAGGTGTTAAAACGGGAAGACGAGGAAGCTGGTGTGGTGAAAAAGCGTAGAAGGAACGACGTTGCTTTGGTCGGTAAATCCGAGATTCGAGAGAGCGAAGGTATCCAAGTTGGACAGATCGGAGAAGCTACGGACGAGGGAATCAGGAGATTCGATTCGCAAGTGGATGCCGATGGTGTTGCGCCTTGTTCGTTCGACGCGCGTCGGAATAACGAAGAATACAAAGGCTCTGTAAAAGCGATCGAGCCTAAAGAATCGGAGATATCCAATGCCGAAGAGAGTCGCGTCCAGGATgatgaaaaatcgaaacaaGCGCTTCCCAATTACTTTCGAAAATCGGGAAAGCtcgaggacgacgacgactacgAAGATGTATACTCGTCGGACGAAAGAGTAGCCTCCGAAGAGAGCGAAGAGTTTACCGCCTCGCCTTTCGTCCATCCTCGAGGTAAATCGAAACGTAAGAGTTCCACCGTTTACTTGAACGCGGAGGAGAAGAAGATATCCGACGGGGAACAGCAATCGATCGTCGATGGACAGATAAAGAAGTTAATATCGATTCGCGACGACGCGTTGGACGCTCAGAAGACCGACAAGATAGACGAGGCCAAAGTCTTAAGTTCGAAACGCCAGGTTGGGGCGGACGAATGGCTTGCCTTTAACAACGAGGAGAAG CAAAAATCGGGCAGAGTCGAGGATCTTCATCGAGTCAGGCTTCTCACCCCGGACGTCGCAGTCTACAACATCCTGCAGGACGCTCTGGAATCGTATCCCAACGACGAAACGCTGGTCTCTTACATCGATCCGAAGAACGACACTCTGAAGGAATTGCTCACTTTCGATCAGTTGACTATTCTCCAGATGGCCGAGAAATTTTTACCTCAAGCCTTACGCCGAGAATATTCCGACAAGATGTTCTCGTGCGTCAGaagattcgaatattttagttGCGTCAAGTACTTTGCGTGGCCTTTGGTCAAACAATACTTCCCAGCGTTGCCCGCTTTTCCAGATTACCAATGTTGGTATCCGATCGCCGATCTGTCTCCGCAGTATCCGATTTTCCCCTTTCCCAGCTTCTCGGAAGACATCGGCGAGCTGCCGGAAGTGGTGGACGCCGATGGTACCAGAACGAGGAAGCCTAGACCAGAGGCGCTCATCATCCAGGTTCTTCAAAATACGCTAAAGGAACAGCCACGTATATCCACTTCGCCGTCTTTTCTGGATCAATCGATGGATACGTACGTAACTCTGATACCCGAGGATCAATTATTAACCATCAACATGGCCGAGCAATTGATACCAATCTCTTATCGGCCAGAATTCGTTCAGAAGACCGTCAGGTGCATGAAGGAGTACAACTATCTCTCCTGTTTCAAATACTCAGCCTGGCCCACGGTCAAACGTTTCATTCCGACTCTTCCGGACATTTTCAGTCTCTTGCCGGAGTTTCAGGGTGCAGGACTGTCGTCGGACGTTGGCAGCTACGTTCCGCAACTATCCCCCTATTCCAATCTCAACTTCTACGTGCCTGTCGGAGCGACTACCGTTCCAGAGGATACCCAGGCACCGGCTTATTCGTCGCTAAAGAATCGAGGAACTTTGTTACGATCTTCCGACCAGTTGGAGACCAAGATCTTGGAGATCCTACAGAAGGTCTATCTTACGAAATCCTACGAACAGGCCAGAGAGATACCGTCGTTTATTTTAACGGGAAACGCCGTGAGATTCGTTACGTTTACCAAGAGGCAAATCGAAATCTTGCACCTGACGGAATCTCTCCTCCCGCCATCTGCTCGCGCAACTTTCATCACCGAGTTTCTTTCCTACCTTCAGAAGAGCAACGACTTCATCGACGCCGCCAGATACGTAATATGGCCAACGATCGCAAAGTACCAGCCGACATTATCCGAATTCCCACAATCCGAGGCTCCCGATCACGCAAAGGAGCGAGTTGATCCGCAAGGATCTTCGGAGATCGAGCAAAGCTCGATAAATCCTGGCTTTCTGATACAGGAACGAGTCGTGTCGAACGTGGATAAAGAGAAGGCGGCGGGTATCTTCTTCAGAGACAAGGAATCGCGAAACAGAGTACCCAATGTACCGGTAATCAGCGTATCAGGCACTAGATTTGTCCCAATATACTCCGAGCTTCCAGAGTCTGTGATTTATAACATTCTGCGATCGGTTCAACTGCAATCCATCAAATCCACTTCAGCAACTTCCAGTTTCACCACCAAAAACCAGGCGTTCCTCGACTTGCTTACCACGCAACAGGCGAGTATCATTGGTATCGTGGATACTTTGCTTCCGGACAATGTTCGACCCGATTTTGTCAACGCGATGCTCTCGTGCTTACGCACCGAAAACTTTCTCATATGCACCAAGGACGTGGTTTGGCCAACGCTGTCGCTCTATTTCCCCTGGTTGCCTAATTTCCCGGACTTTGGTATAGTAAGCAGCGTACGACCCAGTGGTCCGCCCACTGCCGTCTCAAATTCCACGTTAACGGAATCTGGCTCTAGTTCCGATACGCCGGCTCTTTCAGAGACCGACGTGAAGACAGGACAACACGGGGACACCACAGTGACCATAACCGACACCAGGTTCTTTCCAATTTACAACGAATTGCCAGAGACTATCATATCCAACATCCTGAAAGCTGTTCAATTTTCTGTTCCTAATTTACCTGGTTCGCCAGCTCCGGTAAGAACGCAAGAGTTTTCGCCGCATCTGTCGGAGCATCAGattaacattataaatatcgcGGAGAATTTGTTGCCGATTCCAACGAGGCTCGAATATATCGAGAATATCAAGCCATGCATCAAGGAACGAAACTTCTTGGAATGCAGCAGAGACGTAACTTGGCCAACGATCGCCAAGTTTTATCCATGGCTACCTAGCTTCCCGAATTTCGGTACTCTTCAGAATCTGCCTGACGAGTCCAATTCCGGTTCCGTCAACCTTCAAGTTGTCCTGTCGGAGAAACCTTCCAGCCCCGCGGCGCAGGCTTCTCAAGCTGGTTCGATCAAAGAAGCAGAACTTTTGGAGCAAGCTGaggaaaaaatagagaatatcTTATCCGACATTTTGAGCAAGAGTCCGGAATTGGAGCGATCGTATTTAAATCTAACCGATTCTGTTGCTTCCAGTTTGAACAAGAGGCAGATAAATATCATCAGATTGGTGGAAAGAGGAATACCGGACACGGCTAGACAATCTTACGTCGCGCGAATGCGAAATTGCATAACGGGTTACAATTTCGTAGCTTGCACGAACAACATCATCTGGCCGATTCTCAAACAATACAGTTTCTCATTGCCCGACTTTTCCAGCATCAGCGATCTGTTTGCTCAGTTCCCCGGCTTCGTACAGATTCCCGGCCTGCCAGACTTTGGTTCCATCGCCAGTAATATTCCAGGTATCTCTCAACTGCCAGGGATTTTACAGATCCCCGGAATTTCCCAGCTGTCAACCGAGTTTCCCACGTTGTCAACGCTGTCTGGCGAACTCGCGGCACGATCGGACTCGCAAAATTCGCAAAGTAATTCGCGCGCTGAAGCCCAGGAGGGCAAATCGAACGGAGACCCAACGATCACGCCGTCAGTAG ACAATGACGGAGCCGTCCCGGGATACGCAAACCAACCGCCAGGCATCCTCATAGACATCTCCAACGAGAAGGTCGACTTACCCGATACCGGTAGAGAAGCGGCAACTATCGATTCAAAATCGTCGGAAGAAGTTCAAAGCAGACAACGTAGGAGCACCATAGACGTCCTCGGCTCTTATTACGATAACGAAGAAGCGGACACAGCGGATAGCTTGGCGTCTTCGAAATCGTCGACCCTGGCGTTGCCAAACATCACGGAATCCGAGTACCTTCGGTTATTGATCAGAGTGAAGGAGAATCTGAGATTTTCCAACGCGAGTCCCTCCAAATCGGAACAGTACCTCGTCGACAAGTTGAACTCCACGATGAGAAATTCTTTGACCGCCGACCAGTACGAGATCTTAAAGATTATCCAAGACTTGGAAGATCGGCCATCGAACAAAGGAATTACGCAGCAGGTTATACAGTGTCTTCTGAGTCTCAGCTTCATACGATGCTTGGGTATCTTCGTTTGGCCGCTTGTCGTCAGTAATCTGCCTTCCCTTCCTGGTCTTCCGTCTCTACCAAGTTTCGGTATCTTGGGCCGTTACTTGGACACGGACAGCCAGGTGCGCAATTTCTTCGGCATGTCGACGACTGACTTCGAGCAGAGGCTGCTGGAAAGGAAGGAATCGATCGAGAGCTTCTTGCTCGACTGGTACAGGAAGCTGGCGGACGACAAGTTTCAAACGGATGTAGGATATCTCAAGATCAAGGGCTACGGGAATAATCAGCTGGGAATTAGCTTCTCCGGATTCAGAGAAGGTAGAGGGGCGAAACTCAAGGATAACAAGAATCTTCCTAGTATACTGACGATCATAAGCGACATAATGGAGGAAGTTTTGGACCAACGACCCGAAGGTGACAGAGCGAAGAAGGACAaggagaaaagggaaagaagcATAGAGGGTTCGAGGGAAACTGATATTCAGTTCTTGAAGAACAGCGAGGAGATCGTTGATACCAAGAGATCCATAGACGACGATGAGATTATCACGCTGTTCCTCGACAGGATCAGGCCGAACGATTCCGAGATAGAGAACGACGATGCCAAGTATACTTCGGACGACGCGTACGATGCTTTCGGAGTTCTCTTTGGGACGAAACTGCACGACAAGCTTGCCGGCGAAATAGAATCTCTCGATGACGAgtttaaaatggaaaagtcGGAGAACGGTCCGATAGAGCCGATAAGGGAGGTAGACATCGTGTCTTTGGAGTCTGGAAACGATTCTACCGACGAGTTGAAAGTTCTACCGACGAAGAGCCAAGTGGCGTACGATTTCGAGAAAGAGTCGTCGCGGGACCaagaagaaagacaaagaCAGAAACGAGCTAGGAActttttcaaatcttttttagagaaatattcGGACGGACGGTCCAAGGACGACCCCAACGGGAGAAGTTTCGATAACGTCGGAGATAACAAAATCATCGAAGAATATGAGAAAGACGCGAAATCCACTTTGGTCGTTCAACTGCCGCGTTTGCACGAGGAAGTGGTGTCGAGAAAGGTGACCAATTCGATGATTCACATGGGCAAAGCTTTCAAGACGAAGATGACGCAGATGATGCCGGGATTCGGACTGGTCCTGTCGTTTTTGCTTCAAATGGCCCTGGCTCATGCGCGTGCAACCGCGTCGATGGCTGGAATGATCAGCAATATGGCTCTCGGAACGGCTATGTTCGGAATGATTCGAGATTCTTTCTTTGGATCGAGCGGTCATCCAAAAATTAAGTACGTTTACGACAACGATAAGAACGGACCGGGAATCTCTTGGCCTACTCAATACGAATCCGGTTCTCGTTACTACGGACATCAGCCATCGTTATAG
- the LOC122574721 gene encoding uncharacterized protein LOC122574721 — protein MRSSTAFISKLLLWTRLLVVIVALPTLGYIDRHRLETYEDLSEETSDFDVFGNLTFRFSCEGKPVGLYADLDYDCRVFHACDDLGKGFPVICPNNTLFDQRERVCSDEEHIDCDRANEWFYLNELPFSVEVTEENHTLSEEKEEIPSVLPLLLA, from the exons ATGCGTTCTTCGACTGCATTCATCTCGAAGCTTCTGCTATGGACTC GGCTGTTGGTCGTCATCGTTGCTTTACCAACTCTAGGTTACATT GATCGACACCGTTTAGAGACTTACGAGGACCTGTCCGAAGAAACGAGCGATTTCGATGTTTTCGGTAATCTGACTTTCCGATTTTCCTGCGAGGGTAAACCGGTTGGTCTGTACGCGGACCTGGACTACGATTGTCGAGTTTTCCATGCCTGCGACGATTTAGGCAAAGGTTTCCCCGTAATTTGTCCAAACAATACCTTGTTCGATCAGAGAGAACGCGTGTGCAGCGACGAAGAACACATTGACTGCGATCGTGCGAACGAATG GTTTTATTTAAACGAGTTACCTTTCTCCGTGGAAGTGACTGAAGAAAATCACACCCTGtcggaggaaaaagaagaaatacctTCTGTGCTGCCCCTTCTGCTAGCGTGA